One segment of Pseudanabaena sp. FACHB-2040 DNA contains the following:
- a CDS encoding glycosyltransferase: MTVDGVNIIGPVFGELGLGEDVRTLAEALVSSGVPTTIFNYPKRLTTRQGDRSCEQYVSDSLKYSCNIFCFPAFELMHFFLEFGPEPFEGRYNIGYWPWELSLWPKDFSFIQDLVDEIWASSAFTLNCFQNSFSKPVFHIPLIIKEPLQFEALPTSIEALEADSFKFLFVFDANSTLIRKNPKGLLRAFASAFGRSQETCLILKTMNYRHHDEELSEMIAAAPNVIFINESFSKAQINLLFKLSDAYVSLHRSEGFGRTMAEAMLLGKSVVTSDYSGNVDYCNENTSFLVEGKLVDVAPYAYPFWRDAKWFDPSHASAVSALKTCSEHPGLRQEKIEAAYKFVSEQFSTATVAEKALSRIAAL; encoded by the coding sequence ATGACAGTTGATGGCGTAAATATTATTGGGCCTGTTTTTGGTGAACTAGGTCTTGGCGAAGATGTTCGAACATTGGCTGAAGCCCTTGTTAGTTCGGGAGTGCCAACGACTATTTTTAACTATCCCAAAAGGTTAACTACACGACAGGGTGATAGGTCTTGCGAGCAGTATGTTTCAGACAGTTTGAAGTATAGCTGCAACATTTTCTGCTTTCCTGCGTTTGAGCTAATGCATTTTTTTCTGGAATTTGGGCCAGAACCTTTCGAAGGCAGGTATAACATCGGCTATTGGCCCTGGGAATTATCCCTATGGCCTAAGGATTTTTCCTTTATCCAGGACTTGGTTGATGAAATTTGGGCTTCATCAGCTTTTACTTTAAACTGCTTTCAGAACTCTTTTAGTAAACCCGTATTTCACATTCCCTTAATTATTAAAGAGCCATTACAGTTTGAAGCCTTACCCACTTCTATTGAAGCTCTTGAGGCAGACTCCTTCAAATTTCTTTTTGTATTTGATGCTAACTCAACGCTGATTCGCAAAAATCCAAAGGGCCTACTGCGGGCCTTTGCTAGCGCTTTTGGGAGAAGTCAAGAGACCTGTTTAATTCTAAAAACAATGAATTACAGGCATCATGATGAAGAACTAAGCGAGATGATTGCGGCTGCGCCCAACGTAATCTTTATCAATGAATCTTTCAGCAAAGCTCAAATCAACCTTCTGTTTAAACTTTCAGATGCCTATGTATCTCTACACCGATCAGAAGGATTTGGTCGAACTATGGCTGAGGCTATGCTGCTCGGGAAGTCGGTTGTCACTTCTGATTACTCAGGCAATGTTGACTACTGCAATGAAAACACTTCTTTTCTTGTTGAGGGCAAATTGGTAGACGTTGCGCCCTATGCTTACCCTTTTTGGCGGGATGCTAAATGGTTTGATCCTTCCCATGCATCTGCAGTATCAGCTTTAAAGACCTGCTCAGAGCATCCCGGTTTGAGACAGGAAAAAATTGAGGCTGCCTATAAGTTTGTTTCAGAGCAATTCTCCACTGCCACGGTTGCAGAAAAAGCTTTAAGCAGAATTGCCGCCCTATAA
- a CDS encoding ABC transporter ATP-binding protein, giving the protein MEAIRLDQVSLWRRTQEEFSYDLKRTLFSILEGKYRKPARKRVLTQVDLVIQQGEKVGIIGPNGAGKSTLLKVISGILKPTQGTVRVKGRIAPMIELGAGFEADISVIDNIILYGVLLGFPRSEMVRRTYDILNFADLQDYASAPLKGLSSGMVARLAFAIATEVKPDILIVDEVLSVGDENFKQKSKARMDQLWNNHTTVLVVSHSMEMIQDSCNRVIWLQDSQILASGEPKEITEMYLNHVGSAASALPLAVSMENV; this is encoded by the coding sequence ATGGAAGCTATACGGCTGGATCAAGTTTCCCTTTGGAGAAGGACGCAGGAAGAGTTTTCCTACGATCTGAAGCGAACCTTATTTTCTATTCTAGAAGGCAAGTACAGAAAGCCTGCTCGAAAGCGCGTATTGACACAGGTTGACCTCGTTATCCAGCAAGGGGAAAAAGTTGGCATCATTGGCCCCAATGGAGCTGGAAAGTCTACCCTATTAAAGGTGATCTCTGGTATCTTAAAGCCTACCCAAGGAACAGTCAGAGTCAAAGGCCGGATCGCGCCTATGATCGAGTTGGGGGCAGGGTTTGAAGCCGATATTTCTGTTATTGACAATATTATTCTCTACGGGGTACTGCTAGGGTTTCCCCGCAGCGAGATGGTGAGGCGCACTTACGATATCCTCAATTTTGCAGATTTGCAGGACTATGCTTCGGCTCCACTCAAGGGGCTTTCTTCGGGGATGGTGGCGCGGTTGGCGTTTGCGATCGCAACTGAAGTTAAGCCCGACATCCTAATCGTGGACGAGGTTCTATCGGTAGGAGATGAAAATTTTAAGCAAAAGAGCAAAGCCCGCATGGATCAGCTTTGGAACAACCATACAACCGTATTGGTCGTATCCCACAGCATGGAGATGATCCAAGACTCCTGCAATCGGGTGATTTGGCTGCAAGACAGCCAAATCCTAGCCTCAGGAGAGCCTAAGGAGATCACTGAAATGTACCTGAATCATGTTGGTAGCGCTGCTTCTGCGCTACCGCTGGCTGTCAGTATGGAGAATGTATAG
- a CDS encoding ABC transporter permease, translating to MALTVKKLLPTQVEAYRYWEILQVLVERNLKVRYRGSLLGIYWSLLNPLIMTGVYTTIFGTTFAEYYNNSILNYILAAFTGMAVINFFSTSTSQALSSLVNNGSLLNKMHLPMSAFPLSIIAANAFQFCLTVWPLLVVMTLLISYSVLNAAAVILPFVGLTMVCTGIGLLMAALNVFFRDLPYMYELVTFALWITSPIFYPSAIVPEEVAGFLQLNPMYPIIESTRQIVLSGEAPDLTLVATSWLSGIIFMSFGWFTFKWLKPQFMDLL from the coding sequence TTGGCGCTCACTGTGAAGAAGCTACTGCCAACCCAGGTCGAAGCCTATAGATACTGGGAAATTTTACAGGTTTTGGTGGAGCGAAACCTAAAGGTGCGCTATCGTGGCTCACTTTTAGGAATTTACTGGTCTCTATTAAACCCACTTATTATGACAGGGGTTTACACCACTATCTTTGGAACTACCTTCGCAGAATACTATAACAACTCGATTCTTAACTATATCTTGGCGGCCTTCACGGGGATGGCCGTAATTAACTTCTTCTCGACTTCTACATCACAGGCACTCTCAAGCCTGGTCAACAACGGCAGCTTGCTCAATAAGATGCACTTACCAATGAGTGCTTTCCCCCTCTCTATAATTGCAGCCAATGCCTTCCAATTTTGCCTCACTGTCTGGCCGCTTCTAGTGGTTATGACCCTATTGATCTCCTATAGCGTTCTCAATGCGGCAGCTGTTATTTTGCCTTTTGTTGGTCTGACTATGGTCTGTACTGGTATTGGGCTACTGATGGCTGCTTTGAACGTCTTCTTTAGGGACTTACCCTACATGTATGAGCTGGTCACTTTTGCCCTTTGGATCACTAGCCCAATTTTCTACCCATCAGCTATTGTGCCCGAGGAAGTGGCCGGTTTTTTGCAGCTAAATCCCATGTATCCGATTATAGAAAGTACACGGCAAATCGTGCTTTCAGGGGAGGCTCCCGACCTAACCTTGGTGGCAACCTCTTGGCTCAGCGGCATTATTTTTATGAGTTTTGGGTGGTTTACCTTTAAGTGGCTCAAACCTCAGTTTATGGATTTACTATAA
- a CDS encoding glycosyltransferase family 4 protein: protein MTLKVALVHEWLVSHAGSEKVVEQVLECFPSSDIFCLVDFLQGTDRNFLGDHQVYPSVIQRLPLAQRHFRQYLPLMPLAIERFDLSDYNLVLSSHHAVAKGVLTRADQLHISYVHTPLRYGWDLQHQYLQQSGLNRGLKGWVTQVILHYLRLWDVASANRVDCFVANSRYVARRIWKTYRRPAQVIYPPVETTRFVASPQRDDFYLTVSRCVPYKRLDLTVAAFNQLGLPLVVIGDGPGLNDLRSQAKPNIHFLGHQPDSAVEDHMSRCKAFVFPAEEDFGIAIVEAQAAGAPVIAFGRGGATETVMPGKTGLLFPSQTVPSLMEWVQAFEAGQFSFSSEQIQNHAEKFSVERFRREFKTFVEAMWRKFEQGEALEMH, encoded by the coding sequence ATGACATTGAAAGTTGCCTTAGTGCATGAGTGGCTAGTGAGCCATGCGGGTTCGGAGAAGGTTGTCGAGCAGGTTCTGGAGTGCTTTCCATCCAGCGATATTTTCTGCCTGGTGGACTTCCTGCAAGGCACAGATCGGAACTTTTTGGGCGATCACCAGGTCTACCCTTCTGTCATTCAACGGCTGCCCCTAGCGCAGAGGCACTTTCGGCAGTACTTACCTCTAATGCCCTTAGCGATTGAAAGGTTTGATCTCTCTGACTACAACCTGGTGCTCTCCAGCCACCACGCAGTGGCGAAAGGGGTGCTGACTCGGGCCGATCAGCTGCATATCAGCTATGTGCATACGCCTTTGCGCTACGGCTGGGATCTGCAACACCAGTACCTGCAGCAAAGCGGCCTCAATCGGGGCCTCAAGGGCTGGGTGACTCAAGTGATACTGCACTACCTGCGCCTGTGGGATGTGGCTAGCGCTAATCGGGTTGACTGCTTTGTGGCCAATTCCCGCTATGTCGCCCGGCGCATCTGGAAAACCTACCGTCGTCCGGCCCAAGTTATTTACCCCCCAGTAGAAACGACCCGCTTTGTGGCCTCCCCCCAGCGAGACGACTTTTACCTAACTGTTTCTCGGTGTGTTCCTTATAAGCGGCTCGATTTGACGGTGGCGGCTTTTAACCAGCTGGGCCTGCCGCTGGTCGTTATTGGAGACGGGCCGGGGCTAAATGATTTGCGATCGCAAGCCAAGCCCAACATCCACTTCCTCGGCCATCAACCCGATTCAGCTGTAGAAGACCACATGAGCCGCTGCAAAGCCTTCGTTTTTCCGGCCGAGGAAGACTTTGGCATTGCCATTGTGGAAGCTCAGGCAGCAGGCGCACCCGTCATCGCCTTTGGTCGGGGAGGAGCAACAGAAACCGTTATGCCTGGAAAAACGGGCCTGCTGTTTCCCTCACAAACGGTTCCCAGCTTAATGGAATGGGTACAAGCTTTTGAAGCAGGACAATTTTCCTTTAGCTCAGAGCAAATCCAAAACCATGCTGAGAAATTTTCGGTAGAACGATTTCGCCGAGAATTTAAGACCTTTGTTGAAGCGATGTGGAGGAAATTTGAGCAAGGCGAAGCGTTGGAGATGCATTAG
- the wbaP gene encoding undecaprenyl-phosphate galactose phosphotransferase WbaP, whose amino-acid sequence MIGVFLASDTLALLGAALAGVYLRLAFNGEYHPSLYWHLWPVIGLFLLAYWASGLYPTVGLSPVDELRRICLCTTLTYLALGAAIFLFQEGETYSRGIFLLAWLFSLIAVLAGRLIVRQLFSRYTWWGYPVLILGAGRTGELVIKTLQHQPGFGLKPLAVLDDNPNKRGELAGVPILGPLSLAPALAVEREISYAIIAMPGVQREKLMTILERYAHTFPHLLMIPDLFGIASLWVATKDLGGVLGLELRQNLLLPGPRMTKACLDVCLTVVIGLLLLPLIALIAVLIKIDSPGPILYSQERLGRGAQHFTVWKFRSMRLDADQALERYLRENPNLKENWELDHKLKDDPRITRVGKLLRRTSLDELPQLWNVLRREMSLVGPRPIVDREVWRYADKFELYARVSPGLTGLWQVSGRNDVSYDERVNLDAYYVRNWSVWLDIYILIRTVWVVLVWDGAY is encoded by the coding sequence ATGATTGGGGTTTTTCTGGCCTCAGATACCTTAGCTTTACTAGGGGCTGCCCTGGCCGGTGTTTATCTTCGTCTAGCTTTTAATGGAGAGTACCATCCCTCTCTGTATTGGCATTTGTGGCCCGTCATTGGGCTTTTTTTACTGGCCTATTGGGCCTCAGGGCTCTATCCCACGGTAGGGTTAAGCCCGGTTGATGAACTGAGGCGAATTTGCCTCTGCACCACGCTGACCTACCTGGCGCTCGGAGCGGCTATTTTTCTATTCCAAGAAGGTGAAACCTACTCCCGAGGCATTTTTTTGCTGGCCTGGCTGTTTTCCCTAATAGCCGTTTTGGCGGGTCGTCTTATCGTTCGTCAGCTATTTTCCCGCTACACGTGGTGGGGATATCCAGTCTTAATTTTGGGCGCGGGCCGCACCGGAGAACTGGTGATTAAAACCCTACAGCACCAGCCGGGCTTCGGGCTCAAGCCGCTGGCTGTTTTAGATGACAATCCCAACAAGCGAGGTGAACTGGCAGGCGTACCTATTTTAGGCCCCCTGTCTTTGGCCCCAGCACTGGCGGTAGAGCGGGAGATTAGCTACGCCATTATTGCCATGCCTGGGGTGCAGCGGGAAAAGCTGATGACCATCCTGGAGCGATACGCTCACACCTTTCCCCACCTGCTGATGATTCCCGATCTCTTTGGCATTGCCAGCCTGTGGGTAGCGACCAAAGACCTAGGCGGTGTTTTGGGGCTAGAGCTGCGGCAAAACTTGCTGCTGCCGGGCCCCCGCATGACCAAAGCCTGCCTGGATGTCTGCCTGACAGTGGTGATAGGGCTGCTGCTGCTGCCGCTGATTGCGCTGATTGCAGTGCTGATCAAGATCGACTCGCCAGGGCCTATTCTATATAGTCAGGAGCGGCTCGGTCGAGGCGCTCAGCACTTCACGGTTTGGAAATTTCGCTCTATGCGCCTAGATGCCGATCAAGCTCTAGAGCGCTACCTCAGGGAAAACCCTAACCTGAAGGAAAATTGGGAGCTAGACCACAAGCTGAAGGACGATCCGCGCATCACCCGAGTCGGCAAACTTCTTCGCCGCACCAGCCTAGACGAACTGCCCCAGCTCTGGAACGTACTGCGCCGAGAAATGAGCCTAGTAGGGCCTAGGCCCATTGTTGATCGAGAAGTTTGGCGCTACGCCGATAAATTCGAGCTCTATGCTCGGGTTTCACCGGGCCTAACTGGGCTCTGGCAAGTCTCTGGGCGAAATGATGTGTCGTATGATGAGCGAGTCAATTTAGATGCTTACTATGTCCGGAACTGGTCCGTTTGGCTCGATATTTATATATTAATTCGTACAGTTTGGGTGGTTTTGGTTTGGGATGGCGCCTACTAA
- a CDS encoding O-antigen ligase family protein codes for MAPTKFGKFGRLTTSLNPEAGLLGCLLILPYASYLALVGMASLTLWIWLQHSQAAWRLLARQGWLVLAIGMGITAATAYDPVEAGLQLTNFLPFFLFFAALSVWIGHLQRPLSTLETWAFILVLGSIPISLRAGVEYYLKSPPVETRLFDSPYFGWLYSQVDYGHRASSVFGHPNVLGAYLVIILGLALGLGLKVLRSGTLVAQWRWRYWPLVLYSAIALALLGIFCSGSRSGVLVAIAQLLIVGWLMRRNRLIVLLGLSGIAAVSAAVLALGIGGRSVGEALTTTTLRMDVWEISLDLIRQHPWLGTGLGGFRLSYVPYTIPQYDTVEHAHNLWLMLAAEIGIPLMLLFTATVGWICCQGLKTLIGSKNKHFPRSEQAVLAGYGLAFMSCILFALFDVTFYDSRVNVLGWLTLAVLQAIPALAAREDLAEADAA; via the coding sequence ATGGCGCCTACTAAATTTGGTAAGTTCGGAAGACTCACAACTTCTCTAAATCCTGAAGCAGGGCTGCTGGGATGTCTATTGATTTTGCCCTATGCCAGCTACCTTGCCTTGGTAGGTATGGCCTCTTTAACCCTCTGGATCTGGCTGCAGCACAGTCAGGCCGCTTGGCGGCTTTTAGCCCGTCAGGGATGGCTCGTGCTGGCGATCGGGATGGGAATTACTGCGGCTACGGCCTATGACCCGGTCGAAGCTGGGCTACAGCTCACGAATTTTCTGCCTTTCTTCCTGTTTTTTGCGGCTCTTTCTGTTTGGATTGGTCATCTCCAGCGCCCCCTCTCTACCCTTGAAACTTGGGCCTTTATTCTGGTGCTGGGTTCAATCCCCATCAGTTTGCGGGCCGGAGTAGAGTATTACCTGAAAAGCCCGCCGGTAGAAACCAGGCTATTTGACTCTCCCTATTTTGGCTGGCTGTATAGTCAGGTTGACTACGGCCACCGAGCTAGTTCGGTGTTTGGTCATCCCAACGTATTAGGAGCTTATCTGGTCATTATTTTAGGGTTGGCGCTGGGGCTGGGGCTAAAGGTTTTGCGGAGCGGCACCCTGGTTGCCCAGTGGCGGTGGCGCTACTGGCCGCTGGTCCTCTATAGCGCGATCGCATTGGCCCTATTAGGCATTTTTTGTTCGGGCTCTCGCAGTGGAGTGCTAGTTGCGATCGCACAGCTCCTGATCGTCGGCTGGCTGATGCGCCGCAATCGGCTCATCGTGCTGCTGGGGCTCTCCGGCATTGCCGCTGTCTCGGCAGCGGTTTTGGCGCTAGGCATTGGCGGTCGATCGGTCGGTGAAGCCTTGACCACCACCACTCTGAGAATGGATGTCTGGGAAATTTCCCTCGATCTGATTCGGCAACACCCCTGGCTGGGAACGGGGCTAGGCGGCTTCAGGCTGAGCTATGTGCCCTACACCATTCCCCAGTACGACACGGTAGAGCACGCCCACAACCTGTGGCTCATGCTGGCGGCCGAGATTGGCATTCCGCTGATGCTGCTTTTTACCGCAACCGTAGGCTGGATCTGCTGCCAAGGACTCAAGACGTTAATCGGCTCCAAAAACAAGCACTTTCCCCGTAGCGAGCAGGCCGTCCTGGCAGGTTATGGCTTGGCTTTTATGAGCTGTATCTTATTTGCCCTGTTTGATGTGACCTTCTACGACTCGCGGGTTAATGTTTTAGGCTGGCTGACGCTGGCTGTCCTTCAGGCCATACCCGCTCTGGCTGCTAGAGAAGATCTGGCTGAGGCCGATGCAGCTTAG
- a CDS encoding cytochrome b6-f complex subunit PetL: MGSVVAYFLFYGAMLGLAIGLYFGLRITKVI, from the coding sequence ATGGGTAGCGTTGTAGCCTACTTCCTTTTTTATGGCGCGATGCTGGGTTTGGCTATTGGCCTCTACTTTGGCCTGAGAATTACTAAGGTGATCTAG
- the aroB gene encoding 3-dehydroquinate synthase — protein sequence MKSTITVPLPEQAYEVVVAPGGLDHLGHWLTDDTPRIKPGQKLLLVSNPMIYEHFGERVKAALEQVGFQVSPCLLPAGERYKTLASVQKLYDAALEQRLERGSAMVALGGGVIGDMTGFAAATWLRGIPVVQVPTSLLAMVDASIGGKTGVNHPQGKNLIGAFHQPRLVLIDPQVLKTLPAREFRAGMAEVIKYGVIWDTELFAALEAAERLDQFRYISEDLLQLILTRSCQAKADVVSQDEKEAGKRAILNYGHTIGHAIESLTGYRTINHGEGVAMGMAAAGLLAEKMGMWNSTDNQRQRLLIEKAGLPSTIPSDLDPDAIIDLLQTDKKVKDGKVRFVLPEALGKVTITDQVDEADIRQVLKTLQST from the coding sequence ATGAAATCAACAATTACTGTCCCCCTGCCTGAACAGGCCTATGAAGTCGTAGTTGCCCCAGGCGGCCTCGATCACCTAGGCCACTGGTTGACCGACGATACCCCCCGCATCAAACCTGGGCAGAAACTGTTGCTGGTTTCCAATCCGATGATCTATGAGCATTTTGGTGAGCGGGTCAAAGCAGCACTAGAGCAGGTGGGTTTTCAGGTCAGCCCCTGTCTTTTGCCTGCCGGAGAACGCTATAAGACCCTAGCCTCGGTGCAAAAACTTTACGATGCTGCCCTAGAACAGCGCTTAGAGCGGGGGTCGGCTATGGTGGCCCTAGGCGGTGGAGTCATTGGGGATATGACCGGGTTTGCTGCCGCCACCTGGCTCCGCGGCATTCCAGTAGTGCAGGTGCCTACCTCTCTACTGGCCATGGTTGATGCTTCAATTGGCGGCAAAACCGGCGTTAACCATCCCCAAGGCAAAAACCTAATCGGGGCATTTCACCAACCCCGCCTAGTGCTCATTGACCCCCAAGTGCTAAAAACTCTGCCCGCCCGTGAGTTTCGAGCAGGCATGGCCGAGGTAATCAAATACGGCGTCATCTGGGACACCGAACTGTTCGCTGCTCTGGAAGCGGCCGAACGGCTAGACCAGTTTCGCTATATCTCTGAAGATCTGCTCCAGCTAATCCTGACCCGCTCCTGCCAGGCCAAGGCCGATGTCGTCTCCCAAGATGAAAAGGAAGCGGGCAAGCGGGCCATTCTCAATTACGGACACACCATTGGCCACGCAATTGAGAGCCTGACCGGCTACCGCACCATCAATCATGGCGAAGGGGTAGCCATGGGCATGGCAGCAGCAGGCCTGTTGGCCGAAAAGATGGGGATGTGGAACAGCACCGACAACCAGCGTCAGCGCCTTCTGATTGAAAAAGCAGGTCTCCCCAGCACCATTCCTAGCGATCTAGACCCCGATGCAATTATCGATCTGCTCCAGACCGATAAAAAGGTCAAAGACGGCAAAGTGCGCTTTGTGCTACCCGAGGCCCTGGGCAAGGTCACCATTACCGACCAAGTTGATGAGGCCGACATCCGGCAGGTATTAAAAACCCTGCAAAGCACCTAA
- the hisB gene encoding imidazoleglycerol-phosphate dehydratase HisB, with amino-acid sequence MQTRDRNFSPASDLILDRSASVSRTTGETDVQVSLNLDGQGQCSAATGVPFLDHMLHQISSHGLIDLEVRAKGDWEIDDHHTNEDVGITLGMALHKALGDRKGIVRFGHFLAPLDEALVQVTLDFSGRPHLSYGLQIPTERVGTYDTQLVREFFVAVVNHSQMTLHIRQLDGINSHHIIEATFKAFARAVRMAVEIDPRRAHLIPSSKGVI; translated from the coding sequence ATGCAGACGCGCGATCGCAACTTCTCCCCCGCCTCCGATTTAATCCTTGACCGTAGCGCCTCGGTCAGCCGCACCACAGGCGAAACCGATGTGCAGGTCAGCCTCAACCTAGACGGACAGGGACAGTGCAGCGCAGCGACCGGCGTCCCCTTTCTCGACCACATGCTGCACCAAATTTCCTCCCACGGGCTAATCGATCTAGAAGTGCGGGCTAAGGGAGACTGGGAAATAGATGACCATCACACCAATGAAGATGTCGGCATCACCCTGGGCATGGCGCTGCACAAGGCCCTGGGCGATCGCAAAGGCATTGTCCGTTTCGGTCATTTTTTGGCTCCCCTAGATGAGGCGCTGGTGCAGGTGACTCTAGACTTTTCAGGGCGGCCCCACCTCAGCTACGGGCTGCAGATCCCTACAGAGCGAGTCGGCACCTACGATACTCAGCTAGTGCGGGAGTTCTTTGTGGCCGTGGTCAACCACAGCCAGATGACCCTCCACATTCGCCAGCTAGACGGCATCAACTCCCACCACATCATTGAGGCCACCTTTAAAGCCTTTGCCCGCGCTGTGCGCATGGCGGTTGAAATCGATCCCCGCCGAGCCCACCTAATTCCCAGCTCCAAGGGAGTGATTTAG
- a CDS encoding CocE/NonD family hydrolase yields MARYRVQPHQTLSMHTRDGVRLDSDVYYPEDEGRFPVLLMRQPYGRAIASTVVYAHPTWYASQGYIVVIQDVRGRGSSEGAFQLFAHEADDGADAVAWAAGLPGSTGQVGMYGFSYQGMTQLYAATAAPPALKVLAPAMVGYDLYADWAYENGALLLQAGLGWAIQLAAEAARRQGDEIAFNRLYAASRDLPLNEAIAARPQVLSQLAADSFFYDWLDHPYPDDYWQALKPDLSRVDLPMLHVGGWFDPYLRGSLRLYQEMKARGTTPQHLWVGPWGHLPWSRQVGAVDFGPKAISPIDRLQIRWFDQFLKRKNTGLLKEDSISLFEMGTNQWRTFAAWPEGETQTYYLTSTGLAGMREDVGKLEAEFPLAPPEPDVVVHDPWRPVPSLGGHAGMPSGSFERSAIDGRSDVLTYTTEPFEATVAIAGIVQLDLRCRADASSFDVCAVLSEVRADGRVFNLTQGYQRVERPETERGQPLTLSLQPTCFAIPKGHALRLSLSAACFPAYAVNAGTGKPAGDSARMDCRIITLTVNPPRSAPSKLRLPLVGPPLP; encoded by the coding sequence ATGGCACGGTACCGGGTACAGCCGCACCAAACTCTGTCTATGCACACCCGCGATGGCGTCCGCCTGGATTCGGATGTCTATTACCCAGAGGATGAAGGGCGTTTCCCGGTCCTGCTGATGCGGCAGCCCTATGGCCGTGCGATCGCATCCACTGTGGTCTATGCCCACCCGACCTGGTACGCCAGCCAGGGCTACATCGTCGTGATTCAAGACGTGCGAGGCCGGGGCAGTTCGGAAGGGGCGTTTCAGCTATTTGCTCACGAAGCTGACGATGGTGCTGATGCCGTGGCTTGGGCTGCCGGGCTACCCGGCAGCACTGGCCAGGTGGGAATGTATGGCTTTTCCTACCAAGGCATGACCCAGCTTTATGCAGCGACGGCAGCGCCTCCTGCCCTCAAGGTTTTAGCTCCCGCTATGGTCGGCTACGATCTCTATGCCGACTGGGCCTATGAGAATGGCGCGCTGCTGCTGCAGGCTGGGCTGGGCTGGGCGATTCAGCTGGCTGCCGAGGCGGCTCGCCGCCAGGGGGACGAGATAGCGTTTAACCGTCTCTATGCGGCCTCCCGCGACTTACCCTTGAACGAGGCGATTGCGGCGCGGCCTCAGGTGCTCTCGCAGCTGGCTGCCGATTCTTTCTTCTACGACTGGCTCGATCACCCCTACCCCGATGACTACTGGCAGGCCCTTAAACCTGATCTGAGCCGAGTCGATTTGCCTATGCTCCACGTGGGCGGCTGGTTTGATCCCTACTTGAGAGGCAGCCTGCGGCTCTACCAGGAGATGAAGGCGCGAGGCACAACACCTCAGCATCTTTGGGTGGGGCCTTGGGGCCACCTGCCCTGGAGCCGTCAGGTAGGGGCGGTTGATTTTGGCCCTAAAGCTATTAGCCCGATTGATCGACTGCAAATCCGCTGGTTTGACCAGTTTCTCAAGCGCAAAAATACGGGCCTGCTGAAGGAGGATTCGATCTCCCTGTTTGAGATGGGGACCAACCAGTGGCGCACCTTTGCCGCCTGGCCTGAAGGAGAAACTCAGACCTACTACCTGACCAGTACTGGCCTAGCCGGTATGCGAGAAGATGTCGGCAAACTGGAGGCTGAGTTTCCGCTGGCTCCGCCGGAGCCGGACGTGGTGGTACACGATCCTTGGCGACCTGTTCCTTCCTTAGGGGGCCATGCGGGTATGCCATCAGGGTCGTTTGAGCGCTCGGCGATTGATGGCCGTAGCGATGTGCTGACCTACACTACGGAGCCTTTTGAGGCGACTGTTGCGATCGCAGGTATCGTTCAGCTAGACCTGCGCTGCCGTGCTGATGCCTCTAGCTTTGATGTCTGCGCGGTGCTGTCGGAGGTGCGAGCCGATGGTCGTGTCTTTAACCTGACCCAAGGCTATCAGCGGGTAGAGCGGCCAGAGACAGAGCGAGGGCAGCCGCTGACGCTATCGCTACAGCCCACCTGCTTTGCCATTCCTAAAGGTCACGCCCTGCGACTCAGCCTCAGTGCTGCCTGCTTTCCCGCCTACGCGGTTAATGCCGGGACCGGTAAGCCTGCCGGAGACAGTGCCCGAATGGACTGCCGCATCATTACCCTAACGGTGAACCCGCCCCGCAGCGCCCCCTCTAAGCTGAGGCTGCCGTTGGTGGGGCCGCCTCTGCCGTGA
- a CDS encoding cupin domain-containing protein: MDTPSCTLSESCVVPVIKSPKDYQAYRISSQDTNRLAIVFDPTIANMSLTYCVEIFDVGGKTPPNRHQIAVEMFFVLKGEGRATCDGKSMLIRAGDSILVPPTGVHVIENVGPSRLYALCIMVPNEDFAELIRSGIPAELDEEDLAVLGRQDGLPASLVSCP; this comes from the coding sequence ATGGATACTCCAAGCTGTACGCTTTCTGAAAGCTGTGTGGTGCCTGTAATTAAGTCTCCCAAAGACTATCAGGCTTATCGCATTAGCTCTCAAGATACGAATCGTCTGGCGATTGTTTTTGATCCCACTATTGCCAATATGTCTTTGACCTACTGTGTCGAAATTTTTGATGTAGGGGGAAAGACGCCGCCTAATCGACACCAGATTGCCGTGGAAATGTTTTTTGTGCTTAAAGGAGAAGGCCGCGCTACCTGTGATGGCAAAAGCATGCTGATCCGGGCAGGAGACAGCATTCTGGTGCCGCCCACGGGCGTTCACGTGATTGAAAACGTTGGGCCAAGTCGGCTCTATGCGCTTTGTATTATGGTGCCGAACGAGGACTTTGCCGAACTGATCCGTAGCGGCATTCCGGCAGAGCTAGATGAGGAAGATTTGGCTGTTTTGGGCCGACAGGACGGCCTGCCTGCTAGTCTAGTGTCCTGCCCCTGA